In the genome of Streptomyces sp. Tu 3180, the window TCTTCAGTGAGGGCTTCCCCGAGTTCATCACGGCGGGCCGGCTGGTGAAGGAGTACATGGGCCGGGTCAGGGAGTGGTTCGCCGGCCTGAACCTCATGCTGGTGGACGAGAACGGGGTGCCGGTCGCCTCGGGCCGGGGTGTTCCCGTCCGCTGGGACGGCAGGCCCGAGACGCTTCCCACCGGATACACCGACGCCCTCGCGCGTGCCGTCGAGGGCCGTGAGCGGCAGGTGGCGGCCGACACCCTGGTGATCTGCGGCGCGATCGTCACGCCGTCGCCCACGGGGCGCGGCCTGGCGGGAGAGACCCCGAAGGCCCTGCGCCGGAGGGCCGCGGACGCCGGCCTGGCGCGGGTCGTCGCCCCGGTCCGGCCGACGCCGAAGGCGCGGTACCCGCTGACGCCGATCGAGACCTTCATGAGGTGGACCCGCGCGGACGGGACGGCTCTCGATCCCTGGATCCGGACGCACCAGCGTCTCGGCGCCGGGATACCGGCGGCCGCTCCCGCGTCGCAGACCATGACCGGCACCGTCGCCGAGTGGGAACGCTGGCCCCGGACGGCCTTCCCCGAGTCGGGCGACTACGTGATCCCGGACGGACTCGGCCTGCTGCGGATCAGCCGTTCCGCCGATCAGGGCGTCCACCGGGAGCCCGACGTGTGGATGCGGCACGGCTGAGGGGCCGTACCGCGCGTTCGCCGGGGACGGGCACCGCCGTGATGCCCGTCCGGGTCACGCCGCGCGCCTGCGCTCCTTCGCCACGCGTATCGACACGGGCGGCTGGACGCGGGCGGCCGTGCGGACGCGGTACGTCGTCCGGTTGGGGTCCACGACGGGCTCTCCGAGGGTGATCCGCCCCGCCGCGTGCAGTTCGTCGCACTCGGCGGTGGGCAGGGCGGCGTAGCAGCCCCCCGTGCCGGTGACGGGGTCGATCGGGCGCCAGTAGCTGTACCTGCGGCGGCCGTTCGCGAACACGGTGACGTAGGTGGGGGTGCGCGGGTCGGAGACGATGCGCAGCACGTCGACGCGGTCGGTGCCGGTCGGGGCGTGCGGCCGGGACGGGGGGGTCCGGAACACGGTCGCCGACGGTCCGCCGCGGGCCCGGCCCCCGGGCGCACCGGGTGGACCGGCGGTCGTGGCGGCCCTTGTGCCGAGTCCGGTGGTGGCCGTGCCCTGCTCGGCGGCCGCCCGGGGGCGTCGGCGGCGCGCGGTCGGAAGGACGACGAGGGCGTTCGCCTGGTCGACGGTGGAGAGCATCAGCAGTACCTTTCCGGAGCCGGGACTCGAGACCGTCTACCCAGCGGGGCGCCGGTGTTGATCTCTTTTTCCGATCATTGTGCAACCCCGCACCGACAACGTCACGGCGACACGGCCGTGTAAGCCACCAGCGAAAGATCATTTCGCTGTTCTCCCGTACGTGGAACCGGAGTTCACGGCCGCCCCCGCCCCGTGCCGCGCGGACGGAGCGAGCGACGCCGGGGGCGTCGCACGTCCGGGCCGGCCCGCGAGGGCCGGCCCGGACGCCGTGCGGAGCGGTGGGACGGGAGAGGTCAGACGAGGTCGAACCGGTCGAGGTTCATGACCTTGTCCCAGGCCGCGACGAAGTCGCGCACGAACTTCTCCTTCGCGTCGTCGCTCGCGTAGACCTCGGCGAGCGCGCGCAGTTCGGAGTTCGATCCGAAGACGAGGTCGGCCCGGGTGCCGGTCCACTTGACCTCGCCGGTGGCCGCGTCACGGCCCTCGAAGGCGGTCTGGTCCTCGGACGTCGCCTTCCACGTCGTGCCCAGGTCGAGCAGGTTGACGAAGAAGTCGTTGGTCAGCACCCCCGGCGTCGAGGTGAGCACGCCGTGGGCGGACTGCCCGTGGTTCGCGCCCAGGACCCGCAGGCCGCCGACGAGGACGGTCATCTCGGGGGCGCTCAGGGTCAGCAGGTTCGCCCGGTCCAGCAGCAGGTACTCGGCGGGAAGGCGGTTGCCCTTGCCGAGGTAGTTGCGGAACCCGTCGGCGGTCGGCTCGAGCGCGGCGAAGGACTCGGCGTCGGTGTGCTCCTCAGTCGCGTCGACACGCCCCGGGGTGAAGGGCACCTCGACGTCGAAGCCGCCGTCCTTGGCCGCCTTCTCCACGGCCGCGGCGCCGCCGAGCACGATCAGGTCGGCCAGGGACACCTTCTTGGTGCCGGAGTTCGCGTTGAACTCCTGCTGGATGCCCTCGAGGACGCGCAGCACCTGCGCCAGCCGGTCGGGGTCGTTGACCTCCCAGCCGCGCTGCGGCTCCAGGCGGATGCGTGCGCCGTTGGCGCCGCCGCGCTTGTCGCTGCCGCGGAACGTCGAGGCCGACGCCCAGGCGGTGCCGACCAGCTGCGAGACGGTCAGGCCCGAGTCGAGGAGCCTGGCCTTGAGGGCCGCGACGTCCGCGGCGTCGATGACCTCGCCCTCGGCCTCCGGCAGCGGGTCCTGCCACAGCAGGGTCTCCTCGGGGACCTCCGCGCCGAGGTACAGCGACTTCGGGCCCATGTCGCGGTGGGTCAGCTTGTACCAGGCGCGGGCGAAGGCGTCCGCGAACTCCTCCGGGTTCTCGTAGAACCGGCGGGAGATCGGCTCGTAGATCGGGTCGAAGCGCAGCGCCAGGTCGGTGGTGAGCATCTTCGGGCGGTGCTTCTTCGACGGGTCGTGCGCGTCCGGGATGATCTCCGGGGCGTCCTTCGCCACCCACTGGTGGGCGCCGGCCGGGCTCTGCTCCAGCTCGTACTCGAACTCGAAGAGGTTCTTGAAGAAGCCGTTGCTCCACCGGGTGGGCGTGCTGGTCCAGGTGACCTCCAGGCCGGAGGTGATGGCGTCCCCGCCCTTGCCCGTGCCGTAGGTGCTCTTCCAGCCGAGGCCCTGCTCCTCCATGGAGGCGGCCTCGGGGTCGGCGCCGACGTGGTCGGCCGGGCCGGCGCCGTGGGTCTTGCCGAAGGTGTGGCCGCCGGCGATCAGGGCGACGGTCTCCTCGTCGTTCATCGCCATGCGGCGGAACGTCTCACGGATGTCGCGGGCGGCGGCGATCGGGTCCGGGTTGCCGTTCGGGCCCTCGGGGTTGACGTAGATCAGGCCCATCTGGACCGCGCCGAGCGGGTTCTCCAGCTCGCGGTCGCCCGAGTAGCGCCGGTCGTCGAGCCAGGTGGTCTCCGGGCCCCAGTAGACGTCCTCCTCGGCCTCCCAGACGTCCTCGCGGCCGCCGCCGAAGCCGAAGGTCTCGAAGCCCATCTGCTCCAGGGCGACGTTGCCGGTGAGGATCAGCAGGTCGGCCCAGGAGATGCTCTGGCCGTACTTCTTCTTGACCGGCCACAGCAGACGGCGGGCCTTGTCGAGGTTGCCGTTGTCCGGCCAGCTGTTGAGCGGGGCGAAGCGCTGCTGTCCGGCGCCCGCGCCGCCGCGGCCGTCGCTGATGCGGTAGGTGCCCGCGCTGTGCCAGGCCATGCGGATCATCAGCGGGCCGTAGTGGCCGAAGTCGGCGGGCCACCAGTCCTGCGACGTGGTCAGCACCTCGGCGATGTCCCGCTTCACGGCCGCGAGGTCGAGGGCCTTGAACGCCTCGGCGTAGTCGAAGTCCTCACCGAGCGGGTTGGCCACGGCCGGGTTCTTGGCGAGGATCTTCAGGTTGAGCCGTTCCGGCCACCACTGGTGGTTCCCGCCGCCCTGGGTCGGGTGGAGGGCGCGGCCGTGCGCGACCGGGCAGCCGCCCGCCTCCTCCGCCTTGGGATCGGTGACGATCGCGTCGTGGTTCTCGGTCATGGGAATCCTTCCGGGCGAAAAGGTGTCGCGCAGTTCAGGTACTGCGGGCGGTGGAACAGCCGGGGCACAGGCCCCAGTAGACGACCTCGGCCTCGTCGATCACGAAGCCGTGGCCGTCGGACGCGGTCAGACACGGTGCGTCGCCGACCGCGCAGTCGACGTCGGCGACGCGACCGCAGGAGCGGCACACGAGGTGGTGGTGGTTGTCCCCGACGCGTCCCTCGTACCGGGCGGGACTGCCGGCCGGTTCGATCCGGCGG includes:
- the katG gene encoding catalase/peroxidase HPI — translated: MTENHDAIVTDPKAEEAGGCPVAHGRALHPTQGGGNHQWWPERLNLKILAKNPAVANPLGEDFDYAEAFKALDLAAVKRDIAEVLTTSQDWWPADFGHYGPLMIRMAWHSAGTYRISDGRGGAGAGQQRFAPLNSWPDNGNLDKARRLLWPVKKKYGQSISWADLLILTGNVALEQMGFETFGFGGGREDVWEAEEDVYWGPETTWLDDRRYSGDRELENPLGAVQMGLIYVNPEGPNGNPDPIAAARDIRETFRRMAMNDEETVALIAGGHTFGKTHGAGPADHVGADPEAASMEEQGLGWKSTYGTGKGGDAITSGLEVTWTSTPTRWSNGFFKNLFEFEYELEQSPAGAHQWVAKDAPEIIPDAHDPSKKHRPKMLTTDLALRFDPIYEPISRRFYENPEEFADAFARAWYKLTHRDMGPKSLYLGAEVPEETLLWQDPLPEAEGEVIDAADVAALKARLLDSGLTVSQLVGTAWASASTFRGSDKRGGANGARIRLEPQRGWEVNDPDRLAQVLRVLEGIQQEFNANSGTKKVSLADLIVLGGAAAVEKAAKDGGFDVEVPFTPGRVDATEEHTDAESFAALEPTADGFRNYLGKGNRLPAEYLLLDRANLLTLSAPEMTVLVGGLRVLGANHGQSAHGVLTSTPGVLTNDFFVNLLDLGTTWKATSEDQTAFEGRDAATGEVKWTGTRADLVFGSNSELRALAEVYASDDAKEKFVRDFVAAWDKVMNLDRFDLV
- a CDS encoding Fur family transcriptional regulator, which produces MTASRPPTTAEELRGAGLRATAARVALLDTVREGDHLGVDEIARGVRERIGHVSVQAVYEALNALTGAGLVRRIEPAGSPARYEGRVGDNHHHLVCRSCGRVADVDCAVGDAPCLTASDGHGFVIDEAEVVYWGLCPGCSTARST